One Aliiroseovarius sediminilitoris DNA window includes the following coding sequences:
- a CDS encoding CTP synthase codes for MARYIFITGGVVSSLGKGLTAAALGALLQARGYSVRMRKLDPYLNVDPGTMSPFEHGEVFVTDDGAETDLDLGHYERFTGVAARATDSVSSGRIYTNVLEKERRGDYLGKTIQVIPHVTNEIKEFIEIGDDEVDFMLCEIGGTVGDIEALPFFEAIRQFSQERPRGQCIFMHLTLLPYLAASGELKTKPTQHSVKELRSIGIAPDVLVCRAEHPIPEKERAKIALFCNVRLDAVIPAYDLKSIYEAPMAFHNVGLDQAVLDAFQIAPAPKPDLRRWEDVEDRIHNAEGEVRVAVVGKYIQLEDAYKSIKEALMHGGMANRVRVKLEWVDAELFEQEDPAPYLEGFHAILVPGGFGERGTEGKIKAAQFARERKIPYLGICLGMQMAVVEAARNVAGIEDAGSEEFDHEAGETRFTPVVYHLKEWVQGNYKVKRKVSDDKGGTMRLGAYTATLADGSKVAEIYGATTIEERHRHRYEVDTKYRKQLEECGLHFSGMSPDGRLPEIVEWKDHPWFVGVQFHPELKSKPFDPAPLFADFVRAAKDIERLV; via the coding sequence ATGGCACGTTACATTTTCATCACCGGCGGTGTGGTTTCTTCATTGGGCAAGGGACTGACCGCCGCTGCCTTGGGTGCCTTGTTGCAGGCGCGCGGCTATTCGGTGCGGATGCGCAAACTCGACCCCTACCTGAACGTCGATCCCGGCACGATGAGCCCGTTTGAACATGGCGAGGTGTTCGTCACCGATGACGGGGCGGAAACCGACCTGGACCTTGGGCATTACGAACGGTTTACCGGGGTGGCGGCGCGCGCCACCGATTCCGTTTCGTCGGGCCGCATCTATACCAATGTGTTGGAAAAAGAGCGACGCGGCGACTATCTGGGCAAAACGATTCAGGTAATTCCGCATGTCACCAATGAAATCAAAGAGTTCATTGAAATCGGTGATGATGAAGTTGACTTCATGCTGTGTGAAATCGGCGGCACGGTCGGCGATATCGAAGCCCTGCCCTTCTTTGAAGCGATCCGTCAGTTCAGCCAGGAACGCCCGCGTGGTCAGTGTATTTTCATGCACCTCACCCTGCTGCCCTATCTGGCGGCCTCGGGCGAATTGAAGACGAAGCCCACCCAACACTCGGTGAAGGAACTGCGCTCGATCGGCATCGCGCCAGATGTGCTGGTCTGTCGCGCCGAGCATCCTATCCCGGAAAAAGAGCGTGCCAAGATCGCGCTGTTCTGTAACGTCCGCCTTGACGCTGTGATACCTGCATATGACCTGAAGTCGATCTATGAGGCGCCCATGGCGTTCCACAATGTCGGGTTGGATCAGGCCGTGCTGGACGCGTTCCAGATCGCCCCCGCCCCCAAACCTGATCTGCGCCGCTGGGAGGATGTTGAAGACCGCATCCACAACGCCGAAGGCGAAGTGCGCGTGGCGGTGGTCGGCAAGTATATCCAGCTTGAGGATGCCTATAAATCAATCAAGGAAGCCCTGATGCATGGTGGCATGGCCAACCGTGTGCGGGTGAAACTGGAATGGGTGGATGCGGAACTGTTCGAGCAGGAAGACCCGGCACCCTATCTGGAAGGTTTCCATGCGATCCTTGTCCCCGGCGGGTTCGGCGAGCGTGGCACCGAAGGCAAGATCAAGGCCGCACAGTTCGCCCGTGAACGCAAGATCCCTTATCTGGGCATTTGTCTGGGGATGCAGATGGCAGTGGTCGAAGCCGCGCGCAACGTGGCGGGCATCGAGGATGCTGGATCGGAGGAATTCGACCACGAAGCCGGAGAAACCCGCTTTACCCCCGTCGTCTATCACCTGAAGGAATGGGTGCAGGGTAATTACAAGGTCAAACGCAAAGTCTCGGACGACAAGGGCGGCACGATGCGGCTGGGCGCCTATACCGCGACTTTGGCCGACGGATCGAAGGTTGCCGAAATCTATGGCGCGACGACCATCGAAGAACGCCACCGCCATCGCTATGAAGTCGACACCAAATACCGCAAACAACTGGAGGAATGCGGATTGCATTTCTCGGGCATGTCGCCGGATGGTCGGCTGCCGGAAATCGTTGAATGGAAAGATCATCCCTGGTTCGTCGGTGTGCAGTTCCACCCGGAACTGAAGTCAAAACCCTTTGATCCGGCGCCGCTGTTTGCTGATTTCGTTCGTGCGGCGAAAGACATTGAGCGGCTGGTCTGA
- a CDS encoding ABC transporter permease: protein MFSYCTDPSTLEGLTWLSCYLSTGKHMAFYLSFLTVIALLLITAPVALLFGFAGASAARSRFLPLSLLGKTYTAIVRGVPDIAFFMFFVIALDQAFEYLRHKVKCPDWSEPIRQGSDFVVCTQAKLPLSTSPQWVHEVYGFSLAVLTFSIVFGAFAANVLYGAMRAVPHAQLETAEAYGMTSRQTFWRILVPQMWIFALPGLSNLWMILVKATPLLFLLGVEDIVYWARELGGTKTARFSDYPHGNWHAIYFFGLLVFYLMLTSVSERIFKRITRRLSHGQATAAGEAQRKAAQ, encoded by the coding sequence ATGTTTTCCTACTGCACCGACCCGTCAACACTTGAGGGCCTGACCTGGCTTAGCTGCTACCTGTCCACAGGCAAGCACATGGCCTTTTACTTGTCCTTCCTGACGGTCATCGCGTTGCTCTTGATCACGGCACCGGTTGCGCTCTTGTTTGGTTTTGCCGGCGCGTCCGCCGCTCGCTCGCGGTTCTTGCCGCTGAGTCTGCTGGGCAAAACCTACACGGCGATTGTGCGTGGTGTTCCCGACATCGCCTTTTTCATGTTTTTCGTCATCGCTCTGGACCAAGCCTTTGAATATCTGCGCCACAAGGTCAAATGTCCCGATTGGTCTGAACCGATCCGCCAGGGCAGCGACTTCGTTGTCTGCACGCAGGCCAAACTGCCCCTGTCCACCAGCCCGCAATGGGTGCACGAGGTCTATGGTTTTTCACTCGCGGTTCTGACCTTCTCTATCGTCTTCGGCGCGTTTGCGGCCAATGTGCTGTATGGCGCGATGCGCGCGGTGCCCCACGCCCAGCTAGAGACTGCCGAAGCCTATGGCATGACCTCGCGCCAAACCTTCTGGCGTATCCTTGTGCCGCAGATGTGGATCTTCGCCCTGCCCGGCCTGTCGAACCTGTGGATGATCCTTGTGAAAGCCACGCCGCTTCTGTTCCTTCTTGGGGTTGAAGATATCGTCTATTGGGCACGCGAGCTTGGCGGCACCAAGACAGCGCGCTTTTCCGATTATCCCCATGGCAATTGGCACGCGATCTATTTCTTTGGGCTGCTCGTGTTCTATCTGATGCTGACATCCGTCAGCGAACGGATTTTCAAACGCATCACGCGACGCCTGTCACATGGACAGGCCACCGCTGCCGGTGAAGCCCAGCGAAAGGCCGCACAATGA
- a CDS encoding type 1 glutamine amidotransferase yields MRIGILQTGHSPDEVRDDLGDYGQMFTRLLDGHGYDFTIYSVVDNQFPDGPGAADGWLITGSKHGAYEDHDWIPPLEELIRDIRDANLPLVGVCFGHQIIAQALGGKVEKFDGGWAVGRQVYDINGEKIALNAWHQDQVVKLPEDARVFASNDFCENAGLMIGDKIMTIQPHPEFTAQMIDALIKYRGRGNISDDVLSHAEDGLAQVIDADKFADQMADILNKGDR; encoded by the coding sequence ATGCGGATCGGTATCCTACAAACCGGCCACTCCCCTGATGAAGTGCGTGACGATCTGGGCGATTATGGCCAGATGTTCACCCGGCTTCTGGACGGGCATGGCTATGACTTCACAATCTACAGCGTGGTGGACAACCAGTTTCCCGACGGCCCCGGCGCGGCAGATGGCTGGCTGATCACAGGGTCGAAACACGGCGCTTATGAGGATCACGACTGGATCCCCCCGCTGGAAGAGCTGATCCGCGACATTCGCGATGCGAACCTGCCCCTTGTGGGTGTGTGCTTTGGCCATCAGATCATCGCGCAGGCCCTTGGCGGCAAGGTCGAGAAGTTCGATGGCGGCTGGGCCGTGGGACGTCAGGTCTATGACATCAACGGCGAAAAGATCGCGCTGAACGCCTGGCATCAGGACCAGGTGGTCAAACTGCCCGAAGACGCGCGGGTCTTTGCGTCGAACGACTTTTGCGAAAATGCAGGGCTGATGATCGGCGACAAGATCATGACGATCCAGCCTCATCCGGAATTCACGGCCCAGATGATCGACGCTTTGATCAAATACCGGGGCCGCGGCAACATATCGGATGATGTCCTGTCCCACGCAGAAGACGGGCTGGCGCAAGTCATTGACGCCGACAAATTCGCAGATCAAATGGCAGATATCCTGAACAAAGGAGACAGGTAA
- a CDS encoding adenylosuccinate synthase: MANVVVVGAQWGDEGKGKIVDWLSERADVIARFQGGHNAGHTLVVDGKVYKLHALPSGVVRGGKLSVIGNGVVLDPWHLLTEIETITGQGVEISPDTLMIAENTPLILPFHGELDRAREEAASKGTKIGTTGRGIGPCYEDKVGRRAIRVADLADEVTLETRVDRALQHHDPLRKGLGIAPIDRDALIALLKEVAPKILRFAAPVWKVLNEKRKAGKRILFEGAQGALLDIDFGTYPFVTSSNVIAGQAATGVGIGPGSIDYVLGIVKAYTTRVGEGPFPTELDDDDGQRLGERGHEFGTTTGRKRRCGWFDAALVRQTCATSGVSGISLTKLDVLDGFETLKICVGYELDGKRMDYLPTAENEQARCAPIYEEMPGWSETTEGARSWNDLPANAIKYVKRVEELIDCPVALLSTSPERDDTILVTDPFAD; encoded by the coding sequence ATGGCCAATGTAGTCGTCGTAGGTGCCCAGTGGGGCGATGAGGGAAAGGGCAAGATCGTTGACTGGCTCAGCGAACGTGCCGATGTGATCGCGCGCTTTCAAGGCGGCCACAATGCGGGCCATACGCTGGTTGTGGACGGCAAGGTCTATAAGCTGCACGCCCTGCCGTCCGGTGTCGTGCGCGGCGGGAAATTGTCGGTGATCGGCAATGGTGTCGTGCTGGATCCCTGGCATCTTTTGACCGAGATCGAAACGATTACCGGGCAAGGGGTCGAGATCTCGCCGGATACGTTGATGATTGCCGAAAACACGCCGCTGATATTGCCGTTCCACGGTGAATTGGATCGCGCGCGGGAAGAGGCGGCATCGAAAGGCACCAAGATCGGCACCACCGGGCGCGGCATCGGCCCGTGCTACGAAGACAAGGTGGGGCGTCGTGCCATCCGCGTCGCCGATCTGGCTGATGAGGTCACGCTTGAAACCCGCGTGGACCGTGCCCTTCAGCACCACGACCCGCTGCGCAAGGGATTGGGGATCGCCCCGATTGACCGGGACGCCCTGATCGCCCTTCTGAAAGAAGTGGCCCCGAAAATTCTGCGTTTCGCAGCCCCGGTCTGGAAAGTGTTGAATGAAAAGCGCAAAGCGGGCAAACGTATTTTGTTTGAAGGGGCGCAGGGTGCACTTCTGGACATCGACTTCGGCACCTATCCGTTCGTCACCTCGTCGAACGTGATCGCCGGGCAGGCAGCCACGGGCGTGGGCATCGGCCCCGGTTCGATCGACTATGTGCTGGGTATCGTGAAAGCATACACCACCCGTGTGGGCGAAGGTCCGTTCCCAACCGAGTTGGACGATGATGACGGCCAGCGCCTTGGCGAACGTGGCCATGAATTCGGCACCACGACCGGGCGCAAACGCCGCTGCGGCTGGTTCGACGCGGCGCTGGTGCGCCAGACCTGTGCGACCTCGGGTGTGTCGGGCATTTCGCTGACCAAGCTCGACGTTTTGGACGGGTTCGAAACGCTGAAAATCTGCGTCGGATACGAGCTGGACGGCAAGCGGATGGACTATTTGCCGACCGCGGAAAACGAACAGGCCCGCTGCGCGCCAATCTACGAAGAAATGCCGGGCTGGTCCGAAACGACCGAGGGCGCGCGCAGTTGGAACGATCTGCCCGCCAACGCGATCAAATATGTGAAACGCGTGGAAGAGCTGATCGACTGCCCCGTCGCCCTTCTGTCCACCAGCCCGGAACGGGACGACACCATTCTTGTCACCGACCCGTTCGCGGATTGA
- a CDS encoding DUF2842 domain-containing protein, which translates to MALGYKARKRLSLLVLLVGLPLYILVAVKVVSLFDRPPILMELLVYIVLGFLWMIPLRKVFLGVGKPDPDADPDSYPHDPVDAEEEKRGTKK; encoded by the coding sequence ATGGCATTGGGATACAAAGCACGTAAGCGCCTGTCTTTGCTGGTTTTACTGGTGGGGTTGCCACTATACATTCTTGTGGCGGTGAAGGTGGTCAGCCTGTTTGACCGCCCGCCGATCCTAATGGAGCTGCTGGTCTATATCGTGCTTGGTTTTTTGTGGATGATCCCGCTGCGAAAGGTGTTTCTGGGCGTGGGCAAGCCCGACCCGGATGCCGATCCGGACAGCTATCCGCATGATCCGGTGGACGCCGAGGAGGAGAAGCGCGGCACAAAGAAATAA
- a CDS encoding ABC transporter ATP-binding protein has protein sequence MIQISDLHKSYGALEVLKGVDLVAERGHVVSLIGSSGSGKSTLLRCANLLEDSQQGEILFEGEPIKWRGHALHRHPADRAQVTRIRTNLSMVFQQFNLWSHMTILQNVMEAPVTVLGRNKAEVEEKARAYLAKVGIGDKCDVWPAQLSGGQQQRAAIARALCMEPKALLFDEPTSALDPELEQEVVRVIKDLATEGRTMVIVTHDMRLAADVSDHVIFLHQGLIEEEGPPETLFGSPKSERLQQFLSATQPG, from the coding sequence GTGATCCAGATCAGTGACCTTCACAAAAGTTACGGGGCTCTTGAAGTCCTGAAAGGGGTCGATCTGGTCGCCGAGCGTGGGCATGTTGTGTCGCTGATCGGGTCGTCGGGTTCGGGCAAATCCACACTTCTGCGCTGTGCAAACCTGCTTGAGGACAGCCAGCAAGGGGAAATCCTGTTTGAAGGTGAACCGATCAAATGGCGCGGCCATGCTTTGCACCGGCACCCCGCTGACCGCGCGCAAGTCACACGAATCCGCACCAACCTGTCGATGGTGTTTCAACAGTTCAACCTCTGGTCCCACATGACCATCCTGCAAAATGTGATGGAAGCCCCAGTGACGGTGCTGGGCCGGAACAAGGCCGAGGTCGAGGAAAAAGCCCGCGCCTATCTGGCGAAAGTTGGCATTGGCGACAAATGCGATGTCTGGCCCGCGCAACTGTCCGGCGGGCAGCAACAACGTGCCGCCATCGCGCGCGCTCTGTGCATGGAACCGAAGGCGCTTTTGTTTGACGAGCCGACATCGGCCCTTGATCCAGAGTTGGAGCAAGAGGTGGTCAGGGTCATCAAGGATTTGGCCACCGAAGGACGCACCATGGTGATCGTGACCCACGATATGCGGTTGGCGGCAGATGTGTCGGACCACGTCATCTTCTTGCATCAAGGTCTGATTGAAGAAGAAGGCCCACCCGAAACGCTGTTCGGATCGCCGAAAAGCGAACGGCTACAACAGTTTCTATCGGCCACCCAACCCGGCTGA
- a CDS encoding transporter substrate-binding domain-containing protein, with the protein MKKLILSTAALAISAGFAMAQSDKTVRLGTEGAYAPWNFVNDAGEIDGFERELGDELCKRADLTCEWVKNEWDTIIPNLVSGNYDAIIAGMSITDERDEVIDFTQPYTPPDPSAYLAMSPDVDLEGGVIAAQATTIQAAFVAEQGWTVVEFPTPEETVAAVKSGEADAVLADKSYLDTMVGSDGLVMLERMEAIGGGVGMGFRESDAELRDTFDAAIQSMKDDGSLNEMIAKWEVSSQW; encoded by the coding sequence ATGAAAAAGCTGATCCTTTCGACCGCGGCTCTCGCGATCTCGGCAGGTTTCGCGATGGCCCAAAGCGACAAGACCGTGCGTCTTGGCACCGAAGGCGCCTATGCACCGTGGAACTTTGTCAACGATGCCGGCGAGATTGACGGCTTCGAACGCGAACTGGGCGACGAGCTGTGCAAACGCGCCGACCTGACCTGTGAATGGGTCAAGAACGAATGGGACACGATCATCCCGAACCTCGTGTCGGGCAACTATGACGCGATCATCGCGGGCATGTCGATCACCGATGAACGCGACGAAGTCATCGACTTCACCCAGCCCTACACCCCACCAGATCCTTCCGCCTATCTTGCCATGTCGCCGGATGTGGACCTTGAAGGCGGCGTGATCGCGGCGCAGGCGACCACCATTCAGGCCGCATTCGTTGCCGAACAGGGCTGGACCGTGGTCGAGTTCCCGACCCCCGAAGAAACCGTCGCGGCGGTGAAGAGCGGTGAAGCGGATGCAGTTCTTGCCGACAAGAGCTATCTTGACACGATGGTCGGCTCGGACGGCTTGGTGATGCTGGAGCGGATGGAAGCCATTGGCGGCGGTGTCGGAATGGGTTTCCGTGAAAGCGATGCCGAACTGCGTGACACCTTCGACGCAGCGATCCAGTCCATGAAGGACGACGGTTCTCTGAACGAGATGATTGCCAAGTGGGAAGTTTCTTCGCAGTGGTAA
- a CDS encoding ABC transporter permease, translated as MSCLQTIQDYALRSVGIGERLLPREDFTLCEQVTLIGSGMIWNIYFGLIAIVLGFFAATGMALAKNSQNVWIRKPADFFIYVFRGSPLFIQMFFAYAVFVVLKQSVPLFAPFTSAWLGATLVLFLNTTAYTAEIFYGALQSIPKGDLEAADAYGISGRTRFTRIVWPSMLRLAWPAYTNEAIFLFHATALVFFSGFPVWGQRGDALYYASYFADKTFNPFVPYPILAGFFILLTLTVITIFGQVGKRLNRHLPQAVIRRPGFMRTMMR; from the coding sequence ATGAGCTGCCTTCAAACCATTCAGGATTATGCCCTGCGTTCGGTCGGGATTGGCGAACGTCTGCTGCCGCGCGAAGATTTCACCCTGTGCGAACAGGTGACGTTGATCGGGTCGGGAATGATCTGGAACATTTATTTCGGCCTGATTGCCATCGTGCTGGGGTTCTTTGCCGCCACCGGCATGGCGCTGGCCAAGAACAGCCAGAATGTGTGGATACGCAAACCGGCTGATTTCTTCATCTATGTGTTTCGCGGCTCGCCCCTGTTCATTCAGATGTTCTTTGCCTATGCGGTTTTTGTGGTTCTGAAACAAAGCGTGCCGCTCTTTGCGCCCTTCACCTCCGCCTGGCTGGGGGCGACGCTGGTTCTGTTCCTGAACACCACCGCCTATACCGCCGAGATCTTTTATGGCGCGCTGCAATCCATTCCCAAGGGTGATCTTGAGGCGGCGGATGCGTATGGCATCAGCGGGCGCACCCGGTTCACCCGGATCGTCTGGCCATCCATGTTGCGGCTGGCCTGGCCCGCCTATACGAACGAAGCGATCTTTCTGTTCCACGCGACTGCGCTGGTGTTCTTCTCGGGCTTTCCGGTGTGGGGGCAACGCGGCGATGCGTTGTATTACGCCAGCTATTTTGCCGACAAAACGTTCAACCCATTCGTGCCCTATCCCATTCTGGCCGGGTTCTTCATCCTGCTGACGCTGACGGTGATCACGATTTTCGGTCAGGTTGGAAAGCGGTTGAACCGGCATTTGCCGCAAGCGGTCATCCGACGTCCCGGTTTCATGCGCACCATGATGCGATAG
- the secG gene encoding preprotein translocase subunit SecG, with protein sequence MENVILVIHLILALGLIGIVLLQRSEGGGLGIGGGGGGGGGVMSSRGAATALGKLTWVFAIAFLGTSITLTVIAAKNSADSSVVDTLGIEAPAVDGAASPDAPVTPDVSDLLPPSSADDSLTPPRAD encoded by the coding sequence ATGGAAAACGTCATCCTCGTCATTCACCTGATCCTGGCCCTTGGCCTGATCGGGATCGTGCTTTTGCAGCGCTCGGAAGGTGGCGGTTTGGGCATCGGCGGTGGCGGTGGCGGTGGTGGTGGCGTAATGTCATCACGCGGAGCAGCCACCGCGTTGGGCAAACTGACCTGGGTCTTTGCCATTGCGTTTCTCGGCACCTCGATCACCCTGACGGTGATTGCGGCGAAGAACTCGGCTGACAGTTCGGTTGTGGATACGCTGGGGATCGAAGCCCCTGCCGTTGACGGTGCCGCAAGCCCCGACGCACCTGTCACGCCTGACGTGTCCGACCTGCTGCCTCCGAGTAGCGCGGATGACAGCCTGACCCCGCCCCGCGCGGACTGA
- a CDS encoding glutamine synthetase family protein, producing the protein MDTSITDTNAWMDDLPEAARAYLDGKRLDEVECIVSDLPGIARGKAVPAGKFARQDYFHLPDSVFYQTITGDWGEAAGDEGFIERDMTLVPDMSTATAAPWTGDWTLQVIHDAYDRKKAPIPYSPRNVLRRVVDLYHAQGWEPVVAPEMEFYLVARNLDPAEKIKPMMGRSGRPAAARQAYSMTAVDEFGPVIDDIYDFAEAQGFEIDGITQEGGAGQLEINLIHGDPIKLADEVFYFKRLIREAALRHDCFATFMAKPIAEEPGSAMHIHHSVLDRKTGENIFAGPQGGDTDAFFHFIAGMQNHLPSAVAVLAPYVNSYRRYVKDNAAPINLEWGRDNRTTGIRVPLSSPKARRVENRIAGMDCNPYLGIAASLAAGYLGLMEEKRPTPQFRGDAYQGEEDIPRDLGYALELFDEATSLHEVLGPEFARVYSIVKKAEYNEFLQVISPWEREHLLLNV; encoded by the coding sequence ATGGACACGTCAATAACAGACACCAATGCCTGGATGGACGATCTGCCCGAAGCCGCGCGGGCCTATCTGGATGGCAAACGCCTCGACGAGGTTGAATGTATCGTCTCGGACCTGCCTGGCATTGCGCGCGGCAAGGCCGTGCCAGCGGGCAAGTTCGCCCGGCAGGACTATTTCCACCTGCCCGACAGCGTGTTTTATCAGACAATCACCGGCGACTGGGGCGAAGCCGCTGGCGATGAAGGGTTCATCGAACGCGACATGACGCTGGTGCCCGACATGTCCACCGCCACCGCCGCGCCGTGGACGGGCGACTGGACGTTGCAGGTGATCCATGACGCCTATGACCGCAAGAAAGCTCCCATCCCCTACAGCCCCCGCAACGTGCTGAGGCGGGTGGTTGATCTGTATCACGCGCAAGGGTGGGAGCCGGTCGTCGCGCCCGAGATGGAGTTCTATCTGGTCGCCCGCAACCTCGACCCGGCCGAGAAGATCAAACCGATGATGGGCCGATCCGGTCGCCCGGCGGCGGCGCGTCAGGCCTATTCAATGACCGCTGTTGACGAGTTCGGCCCGGTAATCGACGACATCTATGATTTCGCAGAAGCGCAGGGGTTCGAGATTGACGGCATCACACAAGAAGGTGGCGCGGGCCAGCTGGAGATCAACCTGATCCACGGCGACCCGATCAAGCTGGCCGACGAAGTGTTCTATTTCAAACGTCTGATCCGCGAGGCCGCGCTGCGCCACGATTGCTTTGCCACGTTCATGGCCAAGCCGATTGCCGAAGAGCCGGGATCCGCCATGCACATTCACCATTCGGTGCTGGATCGCAAAACCGGCGAGAATATCTTTGCCGGACCTCAAGGGGGCGATACAGACGCGTTTTTCCACTTCATCGCCGGGATGCAGAACCACCTGCCCAGCGCAGTGGCGGTGCTGGCACCTTATGTGAACAGCTATCGCCGCTATGTGAAAGACAACGCGGCACCGATCAACCTGGAATGGGGCCGCGACAACCGCACAACAGGTATCCGCGTGCCGCTGTCCTCACCCAAGGCGCGGCGCGTTGAAAACCGCATCGCGGGGATGGACTGCAACCCCTATCTTGGGATCGCTGCCAGCCTTGCCGCTGGCTATCTTGGCCTGATGGAAGAAAAACGCCCGACGCCACAGTTCCGGGGCGACGCCTATCAGGGGGAAGAGGATATCCCCCGCGATTTGGGCTATGCGCTGGAGCTGTTTGACGAGGCCACGAGCTTGCACGAGGTTCTGGGTCCGGAATTCGCACGCGTCTATTCCATCGTGAAGAAGGCTGAATACAACGAGTTCTTGCAAGTCATCAGCCCATGGGAACGCGAACATCTGCTTTTGAACGTGTAA
- a CDS encoding tellurite resistance TerB family protein: MIRSLLSKLSQPDPSPLDKDDARLAIAALLVRLARSDNAYGATEIDEITRILSRRYGLTPDAAAALRHEAEQTEAAAPDTVRFTNAVKDGVPLDDRIAVIEAAWSVVLADGVRTMEEDALMRMIPRFLGITDLQSNEARLRATQEITGGGT; encoded by the coding sequence ATGATCCGATCCTTATTGTCGAAACTCAGCCAACCCGACCCCAGTCCGCTGGACAAGGATGACGCGCGGCTGGCCATTGCCGCCCTTCTGGTGCGACTGGCGCGATCTGACAATGCCTATGGCGCGACCGAAATTGACGAGATCACGCGCATCCTGTCCCGCCGCTACGGTTTAACACCCGACGCAGCCGCCGCATTGCGACATGAAGCCGAACAGACCGAAGCTGCTGCCCCCGACACTGTGCGTTTTACCAATGCGGTAAAGGATGGTGTGCCGCTGGACGACCGGATTGCCGTAATCGAAGCGGCGTGGTCCGTGGTGCTGGCCGATGGTGTGCGCACGATGGAAGAGGATGCGTTGATGCGGATGATCCCACGCTTTCTTGGCATCACGGATCTGCAAAGCAACGAGGCTCGTCTTCGGGCCACGCAGGAAATCACCGGCGGCGGCACCTGA